From a single Micromonospora carbonacea genomic region:
- a CDS encoding cation:proton antiporter: protein MTPTELAPRFFIAVAVILLFCKGVAWLLGRAGQPAVVSEMLAGVLLGPSLLGLLLPDVQDALFPAPLLPVLYVVGQVGLVLFMFQAGYAFGAHRVTGLAGTAGAVSLAGVAAPLVLGVLLVLATSRAVPIRAEGTSLGVSAAFVGVALAITAFPMLARIITERGQAATRHGTLSLASGAIDDMVAWIMLAVVLAFASGRSGPAIVTAGGAVLFGLVLWLAGRRTTAALMTARGLDDRARLLGMVVLLFLVAWYTDEIGLYAVFGAFAVGVVMPRTANTDRVVDTLTPVAATVFLPLFFTYSGLRTEFGLLGSPPVLLFALACVTAAVVGKFGACWAAARLRGEPQGVALRVGALMNARGLMQLIALNVGLEAGIVNGSLFTVLVLVALVTTLMTTPLLSWIERREARTVTTAPTQALAGWQ from the coding sequence ATGACCCCCACGGAGCTGGCACCGCGGTTCTTCATCGCGGTCGCGGTGATCCTGCTCTTCTGCAAGGGGGTGGCCTGGCTGCTCGGCAGGGCGGGCCAGCCCGCCGTGGTCAGCGAGATGCTCGCCGGGGTGCTGCTCGGCCCCTCGCTGCTCGGGCTGCTCCTGCCGGACGTGCAGGACGCCCTGTTCCCGGCTCCCCTGCTCCCCGTCCTCTACGTGGTCGGCCAGGTCGGGCTGGTGCTGTTCATGTTCCAGGCCGGGTACGCCTTCGGCGCGCACCGCGTCACCGGCCTCGCCGGCACGGCCGGCGCGGTGTCGCTGGCCGGGGTCGCCGCGCCGCTCGTGCTGGGCGTCCTGCTGGTCCTGGCGACCTCCAGGGCCGTGCCGATCCGGGCCGAGGGGACCTCGCTCGGGGTCTCGGCGGCGTTCGTCGGCGTCGCGCTGGCCATCACCGCCTTCCCGATGCTGGCCCGGATCATCACCGAACGCGGCCAGGCGGCCACCCGGCACGGCACCCTCTCCCTGGCCAGCGGCGCGATCGACGACATGGTCGCCTGGATCATGCTCGCCGTGGTGCTGGCCTTCGCCTCCGGCCGGTCCGGCCCGGCAATCGTCACCGCCGGGGGCGCGGTCCTCTTCGGGCTGGTGCTCTGGCTCGCCGGCCGCCGCACGACCGCCGCGCTGATGACCGCCCGGGGCCTCGACGACCGGGCCCGACTGCTCGGCATGGTCGTCCTGCTCTTCCTGGTGGCCTGGTACACCGACGAGATCGGGCTGTACGCGGTGTTCGGGGCGTTCGCGGTCGGCGTGGTCATGCCCCGCACCGCCAACACCGACCGGGTGGTGGACACGCTGACCCCGGTCGCCGCAACGGTCTTCCTGCCGTTGTTCTTCACCTACTCGGGCCTGCGCACGGAGTTCGGGCTGCTCGGCAGCCCGCCGGTGCTGCTGTTCGCGCTGGCCTGCGTGACGGCGGCCGTCGTCGGCAAGTTCGGCGCCTGCTGGGCGGCAGCCCGGCTCCGCGGCGAGCCGCAGGGGGTGGCGCTGCGGGTCGGCGCGCTGATGAACGCCCGGGGCCTGATGCAGCTCATCGCGCTCAACGTCGGGCTGGAGGCGGGCATCGTGAACGGGTCGCTGTTCACGGTGCTGGTGCTGGTCGCGCTGGTCACCACGCTGATGACGACGCCGCTGCTGAGCTGGATCGAGCGGCGGGAGGCGAGGACGGTCACCACTGCACCCACGCAGGCCCTGGCGGGTTGGCAATAG
- a CDS encoding response regulator transcription factor, with product MRGGEPNRLLLVEDDADLTELLTETLVNEGYVVDRAQDGQRGLHLGLTRPYDVMVIDRLLPALDGLDLVARLRSRAVPARTLILTALATVDDRIAGLDAGADDYLVKPFDLDELSARIRALCRRASGCTEVLRVGGGRLDLALRQAVLADGTRVALSTREFELLRVLAARPSTVHSRGELRRQVFPEATAASIVDTYVYYLRRKLGRPVVRTLHGLGYRLGRL from the coding sequence ATGCGCGGGGGAGAACCGAACCGGCTGCTGCTGGTCGAGGATGACGCGGATCTGACGGAGTTGCTCACCGAGACGCTGGTCAACGAGGGCTACGTCGTCGACCGCGCCCAGGACGGCCAGCGCGGCCTGCATCTCGGGCTGACCCGCCCGTACGACGTCATGGTCATCGACCGGCTGCTGCCGGCACTCGACGGGCTCGACTTGGTCGCCCGGCTGCGCTCGCGGGCGGTGCCGGCGCGGACGCTGATCCTCACCGCGCTCGCCACGGTCGACGACCGGATCGCCGGGCTGGACGCGGGCGCCGACGACTACCTGGTCAAGCCGTTCGACCTGGACGAGCTGAGCGCGCGGATCCGGGCGCTGTGCCGGCGCGCCTCCGGGTGCACCGAGGTGCTGCGCGTCGGCGGCGGGCGGCTCGACCTGGCATTGCGCCAGGCGGTGCTGGCCGACGGCACCCGGGTGGCGCTGTCCACCCGCGAGTTCGAGCTGCTGCGGGTGCTGGCGGCCCGGCCGAGCACCGTGCATTCGCGGGGTGAGCTGCGCCGACAGGTCTTCCCCGAGGCCACCGCCGCGTCGATCGTGGACACCTACGTCTACTACCTGCGGCGCAAGCTCGGCCGCCCAGTGGTCCGCACGTTGCACGGGCTCGGCTACCGCCTGGGCAGGCTGTAG
- a CDS encoding non-ribosomal peptide synthetase encodes MPVGFADGAVDAGGLDLVGDLRRVVGWPARAGSVSGVVSWPVGVVGSGVVVVAGLVGVLARYTGQSEVVLGLAGGGVVRVDVAGDPGFGELAGRVEAALASPAADGRVDRVVVGLADGPLAEVGPDVVDAGLVVWVAGDGSGLRVDFAVEEFSAGWARGFVDAVVTLVSAGVAGAQVALSGLTLVSVVERERLLGWGRGPVREVPGAPIHELVLEWAQRSPEAVAGVAGGVVLTYGELARRSAVVAGFLRSVGVGSGDVVSLALDRSLWTLVAALGVLRAGAAYTPMDVAWPAERMRVLLADHGARVVLTVGEVASRVPCPDGVRVVALDEQWPRIEAVGPVDLPAVTVDGPAFVIYTSGSTGTPKGVVLTHEKLTNFLAWMADECAIGPDSRMLHSAAPVFDAAFGEVFATLISGGQVVVCSRDDLLDVRRLTGLIGRHGVTHTFGPATNVAPLDPAACPSLRCVVLGGEAAPPQLVRRWSAAGARVVNAYGPAEAAVACTWYDASTGWPGSYVPIGWPMPNRQIHIVDPHLNLVPAGAPGEILITGHGIADGYLHRPELTTQRFVTDPHTHQLAYRTGDLARWNSNGALEILGRIDHQIKINGIRIELGEIETTLEQHPDVTTAIVTRRDDNDTPRLIGYVTARDGRTPTPEALREHAATILPSYMVPAVVMVLDRFPVGGTGKIDRAALPAPDGRRPDLGVDYAAPATAQERLVTGVFATVLGIDRVGVHDSFFDLGGTSLQSAAVATGIDEAADVVVPVSQIHRTPTPHALAAWLATAPRRTGVGSAVGHGRQRPGPVPLAQQVAKCLMSPPEVVVPVSWWVEGDLDLRALMAALGDLHRRHEALHARYRRVEPPVALVPANPGMPQLLLLTDAATTQDALDQLADAVQQPLDYTQGRNWRTAVIRDRSTNRTLLGIGIHHIAFDGWSHTLLVRDLTHAYTARKAGHPPAWDHPAPTLRQIHDEYARLRTAADLPAQRAYWRTQLHGLPRQGDGGPTVSLEQALAWGPKAGHTVTVPAEVMQRWDRAAREHRFSRSSYFVAAFATALRAIHHQDDIGLLMVVAKRGSRVLDSAFTTRLNLNCVRVRFDGPQDDKLVLRVHETIADLMRAQDVPFAETADDPAAGLSSEVVASLPTFVYQDNLVLPLELPGCRTEEVVDPYAREVSNGLTVEVLPRADHALLRVTIRTDYLPYRLAEELNGHMLRFLEGGPAPAPGR; translated from the coding sequence ATGCCTGTTGGGTTCGCTGATGGCGCGGTGGACGCCGGGGGTCTGGACCTGGTGGGTGATCTGCGGCGGGTGGTGGGGTGGCCGGCGCGGGCGGGTTCGGTGTCGGGGGTGGTGTCGTGGCCGGTGGGTGTGGTGGGTTCGGGTGTGGTGGTGGTGGCGGGGCTGGTCGGGGTGTTGGCGCGGTACACGGGTCAGTCGGAGGTGGTGCTCGGGCTGGCCGGTGGCGGTGTGGTGCGGGTGGACGTGGCCGGTGATCCGGGGTTCGGTGAGCTTGCCGGTCGGGTGGAGGCGGCGTTGGCGTCGCCGGCGGCGGATGGTCGGGTGGATCGGGTGGTGGTGGGATTGGCGGATGGGCCGCTGGCCGAGGTGGGACCGGACGTCGTGGACGCGGGGCTGGTGGTGTGGGTGGCCGGGGATGGTTCGGGCCTGCGGGTGGACTTCGCGGTGGAGGAGTTCTCGGCCGGGTGGGCACGGGGATTCGTGGACGCGGTGGTGACGCTGGTATCGGCGGGCGTCGCCGGGGCGCAGGTGGCGTTGTCGGGGCTCACGTTGGTGTCGGTGGTGGAGCGGGAGCGGTTGTTGGGGTGGGGTCGGGGTCCGGTGCGGGAGGTGCCGGGGGCGCCGATCCACGAGTTGGTGCTGGAGTGGGCGCAGCGGTCGCCGGAGGCGGTGGCGGGGGTGGCCGGTGGTGTGGTGTTGACGTACGGGGAGTTGGCGCGCCGGTCAGCGGTGGTGGCGGGGTTTCTGCGGTCGGTGGGTGTGGGATCCGGTGATGTGGTGTCGTTGGCGTTGGATCGGAGTTTGTGGACGTTGGTGGCGGCGTTGGGGGTGTTGCGGGCGGGTGCGGCGTACACGCCGATGGATGTGGCGTGGCCGGCGGAGCGGATGCGGGTGTTGTTGGCCGATCATGGTGCGCGGGTGGTGTTGACGGTGGGTGAGGTGGCGTCGCGGGTGCCATGCCCGGATGGGGTGCGGGTGGTGGCGTTGGACGAACAGTGGCCGCGGATCGAGGCTGTCGGGCCGGTGGACCTGCCGGCGGTCACCGTGGACGGGCCGGCGTTCGTGATCTACACGTCGGGGTCGACGGGCACCCCGAAGGGTGTGGTGCTCACGCACGAGAAGCTGACGAACTTCCTGGCCTGGATGGCCGACGAGTGCGCCATCGGCCCCGACAGCAGAATGCTGCACTCGGCCGCGCCGGTCTTCGACGCCGCGTTCGGGGAGGTCTTCGCCACGCTCATCTCCGGTGGTCAGGTCGTCGTCTGCTCGCGCGACGACCTGCTCGACGTACGCCGGCTCACCGGGCTCATCGGGCGGCACGGCGTCACGCACACCTTCGGGCCCGCGACGAACGTCGCCCCGCTCGACCCGGCGGCCTGCCCCAGCCTGCGCTGCGTCGTCCTCGGCGGCGAGGCCGCCCCGCCACAGCTCGTCCGGCGGTGGTCGGCGGCGGGTGCCCGGGTCGTGAACGCGTACGGGCCGGCGGAGGCGGCCGTGGCCTGCACCTGGTACGACGCGTCAACCGGCTGGCCCGGCAGCTACGTACCCATCGGCTGGCCCATGCCCAACCGACAGATCCACATCGTCGACCCCCACCTCAACCTCGTCCCCGCCGGCGCACCAGGCGAAATCCTCATCACCGGCCACGGCATCGCCGACGGCTACCTCCACCGCCCCGAACTCACCACCCAACGATTCGTCACCGACCCCCACACCCACCAACTCGCCTACCGCACCGGCGACCTCGCCCGCTGGAACAGCAACGGCGCCCTCGAAATCCTCGGCCGCATCGACCACCAGATCAAAATCAACGGCATCCGCATCGAACTCGGCGAAATCGAAACCACCCTCGAACAACACCCCGACGTCACCACCGCCATCGTCACCCGCCGCGACGACAACGACACCCCCCGACTCATCGGCTACGTCACCGCACGCGACGGACGCACGCCCACGCCGGAGGCGCTGCGCGAGCACGCCGCCACCATCCTGCCGTCCTACATGGTCCCGGCGGTCGTCATGGTCCTGGACCGGTTCCCCGTCGGCGGCACCGGCAAGATCGACCGGGCGGCGCTGCCCGCCCCGGACGGCCGACGCCCCGACCTCGGCGTCGACTACGCCGCACCGGCCACCGCACAGGAGCGGCTCGTCACGGGCGTGTTCGCCACCGTCCTCGGCATCGACCGGGTCGGCGTCCACGACAGCTTCTTCGACCTCGGCGGCACGTCCCTCCAGTCCGCCGCCGTGGCCACGGGCATCGACGAGGCCGCCGACGTGGTCGTGCCCGTCTCCCAGATCCACCGCACCCCGACCCCGCACGCGCTCGCCGCGTGGCTCGCCACCGCGCCGCGCCGCACGGGCGTCGGGTCGGCCGTCGGCCACGGCCGCCAGCGGCCCGGGCCGGTGCCCCTCGCGCAGCAGGTGGCCAAGTGCCTGATGTCGCCCCCGGAGGTCGTGGTCCCGGTGAGCTGGTGGGTGGAGGGCGACCTCGACCTGCGGGCGTTGATGGCCGCGCTCGGCGACCTGCACCGCCGGCACGAGGCCCTGCACGCCCGCTACCGACGGGTGGAGCCGCCGGTGGCGCTGGTCCCGGCGAACCCGGGCATGCCGCAACTACTCCTGCTCACCGACGCCGCCACCACCCAGGACGCCCTCGACCAACTCGCCGACGCCGTCCAACAACCCCTCGACTACACCCAGGGCCGCAACTGGCGCACCGCCGTCATCCGCGACCGCTCCACCAACCGCACCCTCCTCGGCATCGGCATCCACCACATCGCCTTCGACGGCTGGTCCCACACCCTCCTCGTCCGCGACCTCACCCACGCCTACACCGCCCGAAAAGCCGGACACCCACCCGCCTGGGACCATCCCGCACCCACCCTGCGCCAGATCCACGACGAGTACGCCCGACTCCGCACCGCAGCCGACCTGCCCGCCCAACGCGCATACTGGCGCACCCAGCTCCACGGGCTGCCCCGGCAGGGCGACGGCGGGCCGACCGTGTCGCTGGAACAGGCCCTCGCCTGGGGTCCCAAGGCCGGGCACACGGTGACGGTGCCGGCCGAGGTGATGCAGCGCTGGGACCGGGCCGCCCGGGAACACCGGTTCAGCCGCTCCAGCTACTTCGTCGCCGCGTTCGCCACCGCCCTGCGCGCCATCCACCACCAGGACGACATCGGCCTGCTGATGGTGGTCGCCAAGCGCGGCAGCCGGGTGCTCGACTCGGCGTTCACCACCCGGCTCAACCTCAACTGCGTGCGGGTGCGCTTCGACGGGCCGCAGGACGACAAGCTCGTGCTGCGGGTCCACGAGACGATCGCCGACCTGATGCGGGCGCAGGACGTGCCCTTCGCGGAGACCGCCGACGATCCCGCGGCCGGGCTCTCCAGCGAGGTCGTCGCGAGCCTGCCGACCTTCGTCTACCAGGACAACCTGGTGCTCCCGCTGGAGCTGCCCGGCTGCCGCACCGAGGAGGTCGTCGACCCGTACGCCCGGGAGGTGTCCAACGGCCTCACCGTGGAGGTGCTGCCCCGCGCCGACCACGCCCTCCTGCGCGTCACCATCCGCACCGACTACCTGCCGTACCGCCTCGCCGAGGAGCTGAACGGCCACATGCTGCGCTTCCTCGAGGGCGGCCCTGCGCCGGCTCCGGGCCGCTGA
- a CDS encoding cytochrome P450 — protein MTAPVVAVALVALGAGWTLPRWLPPAVVRLREWVFARVNGAEGIPVPGPTVGVEHFTRVYGDPAADGRSRGAGLSDLFWYWLAPGPHMHQEHLEPGERYRTVAATTRRVLAVRPQRADELATAATRRVLDELPPGRTSQVRLRDLMMPVWAEVFYELVFGEACPPDARALIVANADDVASSLKCTSLRHMDRRDRLTRYLRGRIDTGTCPVTLPPPFSAQETAWYIHGAFCTTAVVQMSEAMAHVLLALATHPDAQRDLDDDAALDRVVDETLRLYPLFGVAHRITSAPIALPGVSLPAGSVLLFNYLAFQRAGAAADDSFAPQRWLSLTRRDAHFIPYGITANRACPARGVAPVMLRAATREVLRRYALASSVAHTRSLPSRGPAYLTPAGAPGPGRLRLGAMRWRDRWANVGRSVRQLVLGTWMVVDARRQRLCGNYFEEAVR, from the coding sequence ATGACCGCCCCGGTCGTCGCGGTCGCCCTCGTCGCGCTCGGCGCGGGCTGGACCCTGCCGCGCTGGCTGCCCCCGGCGGTGGTGCGGCTGCGGGAGTGGGTCTTCGCCCGGGTCAACGGCGCGGAGGGCATCCCGGTGCCCGGCCCCACCGTCGGCGTCGAACACTTCACCCGGGTGTACGGGGACCCGGCGGCCGACGGGCGCAGCCGGGGGGCCGGGCTGTCGGACCTGTTCTGGTACTGGCTGGCCCCCGGGCCGCACATGCACCAGGAGCACCTGGAGCCCGGCGAGCGCTACCGCACGGTGGCCGCCACGACCCGGCGGGTGCTGGCGGTACGTCCGCAGCGCGCGGACGAACTGGCGACCGCCGCCACCCGGCGGGTGCTGGACGAGCTGCCGCCCGGCCGGACCAGTCAGGTGCGGCTGCGCGACCTGATGATGCCGGTGTGGGCCGAGGTCTTCTACGAGCTGGTCTTCGGCGAGGCGTGCCCGCCCGACGCGCGGGCGCTGATCGTCGCCAACGCCGACGACGTGGCCAGCTCGCTGAAGTGCACGAGCCTGCGGCACATGGACCGGCGCGACCGGTTGACCCGGTACCTGCGGGGGCGCATCGACACGGGGACCTGCCCGGTGACGCTGCCGCCGCCGTTCTCCGCGCAGGAGACGGCCTGGTACATCCACGGCGCCTTCTGCACCACGGCCGTCGTGCAGATGTCCGAGGCGATGGCGCACGTGCTGCTGGCCCTCGCCACCCACCCCGACGCCCAGCGGGACCTCGACGACGACGCGGCGCTGGACCGGGTGGTCGACGAGACGCTGCGGCTGTATCCGCTGTTCGGGGTGGCGCACCGGATCACGTCCGCGCCGATCGCCCTGCCCGGGGTGTCGCTGCCCGCCGGGTCGGTGCTGCTGTTCAACTACCTGGCGTTCCAGCGCGCCGGTGCCGCCGCCGACGACAGCTTCGCCCCGCAGCGGTGGCTGTCCCTCACGCGCCGCGACGCCCACTTCATCCCGTACGGGATCACCGCGAACCGGGCCTGCCCGGCGCGTGGGGTCGCGCCGGTGATGCTGCGCGCCGCGACCCGCGAGGTGCTGCGCCGGTACGCCCTGGCGTCCTCGGTCGCGCACACCCGGTCGCTGCCCAGCCGGGGCCCGGCGTACCTGACGCCGGCCGGGGCCCCCGGGCCGGGCCGGCTGCGGCTGGGCGCGATGCGGTGGCGGGACCGCTGGGCCAATGTGGGCCGCAGCGTCCGGCAACTGGTGCTCGGCACCTGGATGGTCGTCGACGCCCGTCGACAGCGCCTGTGCGGCAACTACTTCGAGGAGGCGGTCCGATGA
- a CDS encoding alpha-hydroxy acid oxidase: protein MLTLDEAGLNLADVAAEARRRLEPAHWDFFAGGAGGERTVRANEAAYTRRWVVPRVLRGTGERDLRICLLGEPVSMPVLVAPTAFHRLAHPDGEVATARAAAEAGTVMVVSMAATRGVEEIAAAGGRLWFQLYPQPDLEFTAAVVRRAEAAGCRALVVTVDSPVFGRRERDLRHGFVELPPGLACENMRDTDGRVRSIEMDAGLGWERIAWLRGITSLPILLKGVLHPADARLAVAHGVDGLLVSNHGGRQLDGALATLDALPGIVAAVGGRLPVLVDGGVRRGTDVLVALALGATAVLVGRPVLWGLAVGGAAGVRHVLDLLRADLDRALALAGAARPADLGPDLVAGPDLVAGPDLVAGCGPVATVVGA, encoded by the coding sequence ATGCTCACGCTGGACGAGGCCGGGCTGAACCTGGCCGACGTGGCGGCCGAGGCGCGGCGTCGGCTGGAGCCGGCGCACTGGGACTTCTTCGCCGGCGGGGCCGGCGGGGAACGCACGGTCCGGGCCAACGAGGCGGCGTACACGCGGCGGTGGGTCGTGCCCCGGGTCCTGCGCGGTACGGGCGAGCGCGACCTGCGCATCTGTCTGCTCGGCGAGCCGGTCTCGATGCCGGTGCTGGTCGCGCCGACCGCGTTCCACCGGCTGGCCCACCCCGACGGCGAGGTGGCCACCGCGCGGGCCGCCGCCGAGGCCGGCACGGTGATGGTGGTCAGCATGGCGGCCACCCGGGGAGTCGAGGAGATCGCCGCGGCGGGCGGGCGGCTCTGGTTCCAGCTCTACCCGCAGCCGGACCTGGAGTTCACCGCCGCCGTGGTGCGACGGGCCGAGGCGGCCGGCTGCCGGGCCCTGGTCGTCACGGTCGACTCGCCCGTGTTCGGCCGGCGCGAGCGCGACCTGCGGCACGGCTTCGTCGAGCTGCCACCCGGGCTGGCCTGCGAGAACATGCGCGACACGGACGGTCGGGTGCGCAGCATCGAGATGGACGCCGGGCTGGGCTGGGAGCGGATCGCGTGGCTACGCGGCATCACGTCGCTGCCGATCCTGCTCAAGGGGGTGCTGCACCCGGCCGACGCCCGGCTGGCCGTCGCGCACGGCGTCGACGGCCTGCTGGTCTCCAACCACGGCGGCCGGCAGCTCGACGGCGCGCTGGCCACCCTGGACGCGTTGCCCGGGATCGTCGCGGCCGTCGGGGGGCGGCTGCCGGTGCTGGTCGACGGCGGCGTCCGGCGGGGCACGGACGTGCTGGTGGCGCTGGCGCTCGGCGCGACCGCCGTGCTGGTGGGGCGGCCGGTGCTGTGGGGGCTGGCCGTGGGCGGGGCGGCCGGGGTGCGGCACGTGCTGGACCTGCTGCGTGCCGACCTGGACCGGGCGCTGGCCCTGGCCGGCGCGGCCCGACCGGCCGACCTCGGCCCGGACCTCGTCGCCGGCCCGGACCTCGTCGCCGGCCCGGATCTCGTCGCCGGCTGCGGCCCCGTCGCCACGGTGGTGGGGGCATGA
- a CDS encoding ATP-grasp domain-containing protein, with protein MFAHDGVVLARPPSPVETAGSRYLTSAGAGLHNGLDMVTGLHLTLPHQSAVICSSGASADKSLRLLSRCGLKTPSDLREYRSGEQAVRLAREAAGRGELLEFQFPPQDPQLRAAPARVAPDLLARLNNKTVLESLIAPDHLPRRQVATPAEVRQIVRADRRPAVLKPAGTEVYSGIAIFTRRLQDRLNRSLFNQLEQVSDRWIVEEEVPFRTVWGLQFGVTESGSVEYFGASVHLPQPTSTWVGCVLDDDRPPAELVEALTAGVRKASALGYRGYCSFDAGVGRNGELRVIDPNFRVSAATTSVLHRSSLLGQHPCAMTTFFTLAPGLDAEPLLAPFIDRGELVVFMHYDPAETDNGPHPATVLGMVGAADRYACGVLISRIQRALTS; from the coding sequence GTGTTCGCGCACGACGGGGTGGTCCTGGCCCGGCCGCCCAGCCCGGTGGAGACCGCCGGCAGCCGCTATCTGACCAGCGCGGGCGCGGGCCTGCACAACGGGCTGGACATGGTCACCGGCCTGCACCTGACCCTGCCGCACCAGTCGGCGGTCATCTGCAGCAGCGGCGCCAGCGCCGACAAGTCGCTGCGCCTGCTCAGCCGGTGCGGCCTCAAGACGCCGAGCGACCTGCGGGAGTATCGCTCCGGCGAGCAGGCGGTGCGGCTGGCCCGGGAGGCCGCCGGCCGGGGCGAGCTGCTGGAGTTCCAGTTTCCCCCGCAGGACCCGCAGTTGCGGGCCGCGCCGGCCCGGGTCGCCCCGGACCTGCTGGCCCGCCTCAACAACAAGACGGTCCTGGAGAGCCTGATCGCACCGGACCACCTGCCGCGCCGGCAGGTGGCCACCCCCGCCGAGGTGCGGCAGATCGTCCGGGCCGACCGCCGGCCGGCGGTGCTCAAGCCGGCCGGCACCGAGGTCTACAGCGGGATCGCGATCTTCACCCGGAGGTTGCAGGACCGGCTGAACCGGTCGCTGTTCAACCAGCTGGAACAGGTGAGCGACAGGTGGATCGTCGAGGAGGAGGTTCCCTTCCGGACGGTCTGGGGCCTCCAGTTCGGCGTGACGGAGAGCGGTTCGGTCGAGTACTTCGGTGCGTCCGTGCACCTGCCGCAGCCCACCTCGACGTGGGTCGGGTGTGTGCTCGACGACGACCGACCGCCGGCCGAGCTGGTCGAAGCGCTGACGGCAGGGGTCCGAAAGGCCAGCGCCCTCGGATACCGGGGGTACTGCTCGTTCGACGCCGGGGTCGGCCGAAACGGCGAGCTACGGGTCATCGACCCGAACTTCCGGGTCAGCGCCGCCACCACGTCGGTGCTGCACCGCAGCTCCCTGCTGGGCCAGCATCCGTGCGCCATGACCACCTTCTTCACGCTCGCGCCGGGCCTGGACGCCGAGCCGCTCCTCGCCCCGTTCATCGACCGCGGGGAACTCGTCGTGTTCATGCACTACGACCCGGCGGAGACGGACAACGGCCCGCACCCGGCGACGGTCCTCGGCATGGTGGGCGCGGCCGACCGCTACGCCTGCGGCGTCCTGATCTCCCGGATCCAGCGTGCCCTGACCAGCTGA
- a CDS encoding sensor histidine kinase, whose protein sequence is MDPAERAVVRQARLRIAVLVGVVFGALLVLGGGISYEALVRRQEAQIQRELEWGTRYGTIGGPPACSWIFEYDGTTVDTGLDPPPPGFPLHDALETVAATRTAETTTVTRDGTVYHVRTAARSDRVVQAVFDARFQLADRRHLLLAFSLAAAVGVLAAALAGLLVSRRAVAPLVEALARQRRFVADASHELRTPIAQVYTRAQVLARRARAGGTGVSPDDLERLVGTTRRLGEIVDDLLLSAQLAAAPAGQPPKPPVDLTALVGAAVAAEADRAAERQVALTLDAPGEPLPVPGVESALRRVVGELLANALAHTPAGGRIAVTLRAVEGRAELTVADTGDGFDQADARRLFDRFHRGAGAGDRRFGLGLALLREVVTSHHGTIDAQGRPGRGATFTVCLPAPTRECRGWAPPTTS, encoded by the coding sequence GTGGACCCGGCCGAGCGGGCTGTCGTCCGGCAGGCCCGGCTGCGCATCGCCGTGCTGGTCGGTGTGGTCTTCGGGGCCCTGCTGGTCCTCGGCGGCGGCATCTCCTACGAGGCGTTGGTCCGCCGCCAGGAGGCCCAGATCCAGCGCGAACTCGAATGGGGCACGCGGTACGGCACGATCGGCGGCCCGCCCGCCTGTAGCTGGATCTTCGAGTACGACGGCACGACCGTGGACACCGGACTCGACCCGCCGCCGCCCGGCTTCCCGCTGCACGACGCGCTGGAGACCGTGGCGGCGACCCGGACCGCCGAGACCACCACCGTCACCCGCGACGGGACGGTCTACCACGTCCGCACCGCCGCCCGGAGCGACCGGGTCGTGCAGGCGGTGTTCGACGCGCGTTTCCAGTTGGCCGACCGCCGGCACCTGCTGCTCGCGTTCAGCCTCGCGGCGGCCGTCGGGGTGCTCGCCGCCGCGCTGGCCGGCCTGCTCGTCAGCCGCCGGGCCGTCGCGCCGCTGGTGGAGGCGCTGGCCCGCCAGCGCCGCTTCGTCGCCGACGCCAGCCACGAGCTACGCACCCCGATCGCGCAGGTGTACACCCGCGCCCAGGTGCTGGCCCGGCGGGCGCGTGCCGGCGGCACCGGTGTGAGCCCGGACGACCTGGAGCGACTGGTCGGCACCACCCGCCGCCTCGGCGAGATCGTGGACGACCTGCTGCTCTCGGCCCAACTCGCCGCAGCCCCCGCCGGCCAGCCGCCGAAACCCCCGGTCGACCTCACCGCGCTGGTCGGCGCGGCGGTCGCCGCCGAGGCCGACCGCGCCGCCGAGCGCCAGGTCGCGCTCACGCTGGACGCGCCCGGCGAGCCGCTGCCGGTGCCAGGCGTCGAGTCGGCGCTGCGCCGGGTCGTCGGGGAGTTGCTCGCCAACGCGCTGGCCCACACCCCCGCCGGAGGCCGGATCGCCGTGACCCTGCGCGCCGTCGAGGGCCGCGCCGAACTGACAGTCGCGGACACCGGGGACGGCTTCGACCAGGCCGACGCGCGGCGTCTGTTCGACCGGTTCCACCGGGGTGCGGGCGCAGGCGACCGCCGCTTCGGGCTGGGGCTGGCCCTGCTGCGGGAGGTGGTCACCAGTCACCACGGCACGATCGACGCGCAGGGCAGGCCGGGTCGCGGCGCGACGTTCACGGTGTGCCTGCCCGCCCCGACGCGGGAATGCCGGGGATGGGCGCCTCCCACGACTTCATGA